The genomic stretch gagatataatgaaaatcagtaaagaaacagtgttgagctgaggtcatgagaaagtgttaaagaactggtCAGGTCAACGTGAGGCCTAAAGGATGTGTCGAAATCTGATCACGCTTTGGGCACGGGCACAGACCGTGACCGAGGCATGTTGGATCATTATGAAATCGTCAGCCGTCATCAAGGGACTATTAGTCATTGAAcggagagatggtgggaaaatgtcctaataaggacataaaTCCGTGCCACGGtccaaagcaagagagaagcGTTATGAAATCTTAATCAAGGGGTTATCAAccagtgaatggagagatgctgaaaacatgtcctaataaggacacaaAACCAAGCCAGTGTCCGAAGCAAGAGTGTATATAACCTGAGGAGCACGGACTAAAGTTCGTTCTTCCAATCGctcaagccttgaagaaacacctgagacggagaatgtgagcagcctaaacatcgcagaaaggacttcaagaaatcttcagcagaaacagaccaaggaattaagagcacaacggattaaccatttttgccaacatgctgtggattacgatttggatattggagtacttttgttcacgctgctggcgtgaagtttggactttgaggaagttACGAGACCTTGGCCAGGGTTGTGATTTGCCTCAAAgacttggactttcagcaggaagggaaaggcaagccatggaaagacctgaccctctccatctcacctaaatttaagtatttctaaccAGGCCTCAGCTCTTCTAGGTTAATTTGTTATTTGAAGTATTGTGATTTATCAATAAggatttttgataatgattgatagtaattgaaacaagtattgcgctgtatgctttgcccttgctaaaatctatgcaataaaatctacataatatagttaaagttaaagttgtggacattgattttatgtctctttgagtggaagtaaaagtcaggtgttaagtgtgcataatatcttaaaggttcttaaaggttactctagcctaccaaattgaaacaggcccttagggtttaccataagcccttaaaatcaaacctagcaccataccaagagcccagatcatttagaggagagctgccattaacgggcgtggctggtggctgtatctgactcaagggctattcatgtcaggtgccgtaccagaggaagcagggtagacgttcagattcaggcagttagaagctaggcgagtctcctcGTTACCAGCTTAAACATCCCTATTTAAAATTCCCACTTTTTAGTAACCTTTTATAGGTTatagggatctaaccctttataacggagagctggtcgagtacctcctggacaggggtagCGCTCGGGATCTTACAGGTGGCGCCCAACGTGAATAAAGAACTCCAGTGGAGAGCCAGCCGCTGCTCTGTGGGACTCCATCTTACAGGTGGCGCCCAACATGAATAAAGAACTCCAGCGGAGAGCCAGCCGCTGCTCTGTGGGACGCCATCTTACAGGTGGCGCCCAACGTGAATAAAGAActccagcggagagacagccGCTGCTCTGAGAGACGCCCCGAGACAGGTGTGCAACGCAGAAAGTTTCTGCCGAACGCCAGTGACAGAGGGATCCGCCAAGGCAAGGGGGATTTCCAGGCAACCAGCCAGAGTGAGCTGAGTCACCAGACCAACAAAAGCCTGCAGGAAGCGGGCGTGGTAGCTGACGCAGGTCGAAGGACACAGAGCCAGGTCCGGTCGACGGCGCAGAATAGCCCAGCAGTCTGCCGATCATCCCTGACTCAGTGCGCAAAGAGAGGCTTTGGGAGGCAGACGACTCGAGACAACAAAGACACGACATGGCTGAGGCAAAGCAGCCAAGTGAGATGCCGGACCCGGGGACCCAGGACTCGGTCGAGAAGGGGGTCGAGGGAGCCGGAGCAACAGGAGCAGCCCACAGGCTCCCCTGCAGCGTAATCCTGAGGGGAGGTGAGCACCTGGGAGATTTTTCAGCGGAGAAAAATCTTTTTGTTGTGTTCGAGGAGTGGGACGAGTCACCCAGAGGAAGGGTGGTCCCAGAAGTGTCCGTGGAGGAAGTGGTGCAAGCCGTGCATGCAACGTTAGGCCATGTGTGCACCCTACCAACACGGAAGGAGTTGGAAAAGCAGCAGCTCTGGATTTCGGGGAGCCAAGTTCGCCATGTTCTAAAAGTATGTGGGAAGTACATCGCAGGGCACCGAGGACAACGGGTGGATGGCTTAACCATGAAGAGCACCATCCCCTGGGGATCAGTCTGCATGGATGTGGCTGGTCACCGGGGATTGACAGGgaagaaaggtgagaaataCCTCCTGGTGCTAGTAGAGGAGATACTGGATGGTAATACAGTATCTTTGTAGAAAAAAGGGATCCAGGGAGTGGAGCAGCTTGAGCTGATTCCTAGCTAGAAGAAGACCAGGAACCAGAAATGGCCAGCAGCACACAGCACCTGCCACCCTACATCAGACTGGCCACTGTATATGGGGTGGTCACCATGAGAAAGAACTACCTCGGGGCTCTGGACAGGCAGAGCCCTGAAGAAATTGGATTATGCCAAAGAGATTCCTGTCAGAAGAGAAGGAGTTATTGGAGTGTAGAGAAGTAAAGAACTGTTGTGTAGTATGCATGAAGCCTACTACATTAACGGTCCGATGGAAAGGACCAGGTCATGAAAAACCTGCAAGGCCCAACAGGGCCAGAGGAGAGTTCAAAGGTATGGACTACAAGCCTGTAAAAGTCACGAATGCCTAAATCTGTGGATTATGTCGAGTGAcaagtgacatcatcatgaaTGTGTTTGGATATGTGTGGCCATCCACATATCCACACTTCTTGCAAGCTGCTTCCTgcaagaaagaggaagaaggcattgcaagaaagaagaagaaggtgttGGCTAATCAAGCTCAGCACATAGTCATCTTGTTTATGATTTATGCTGCCTTCTTCCCCTTCAGAGAGACTGCAGCCGGCTCAGGGGGGACTCCCCCAGTTATGCTAAGATCCCCCTGGCTGACCTCTTTGGCAGAGGCACTCCTGAGGAAATTTCTAGATAGAGACTTGGAAAGTACAGGTCTCTACAGGCACGCTTATGCTTTGCACAATATCGATCTATAATCAGACTTTGTGTTGTAACACCTTGCTGGATGGAGCAAGCTGTATCCACCGCGGAGCCAACCCGGAGCAAGCTGCCAGCGCTGAGGGCCTCCTCTTGCCTGCCCCGAAGAAGTCTACTGCCGACTCAGCTACCCAACTGGACTGGGTGAGCTGGTGTTGGGGAGAAGCAACGCTGTCGTGGAGGGACCCTCATCTCCGAGCTCTGGGAGGGCGGCGAAGGAGAGTCAACAGCCATAGCATCTCAACTTGACCAAACGGCGATAGAAACTGACAGCACCAGGCCGAGACCATCTTCAGCGGAGAACACGCCCTGCAGGGACGACTCGGTCACCAACGCCATCAGCAGACTCATCTGTCAACTCAGGAGTTGAGGGAGCTGCTACAGAGCATCAAGTCGGCGGGACGGATACAGCTATATCGTCCCAACTTGACCAAGCTGCGACGGGAAAGACGGCACCAAGCCAGAGCCGGCTTCAGCGGGTGAGCCCATCATCGATGCCCTGGGTCTGTCACCAATACCGGCAGCAGGCTCACCATTCACCTTAGCAGGTGAGGCAGATGGTTGCGTTGTGCTCATGTAGGAAGCACTGGAGACGACAGCAGTGCCTTATCTCAAGAAGGGGgtgtcaaaatagttgagatccatttactcctgtctaatTTAAATACCAGTATGTATACACACACGGAGACAGTGTCAAGAAAGTTGAGAGTCATACACTCCTGTCAgccacaaatacaagaaagggacattatactttgtcctgaaatgattctgcaatatatcaaaactttgcttgctgcattgtgtttgccataaattaattggaaagtgttaaaccattacattaaaggtgtgttgaaataggaagtgaagaggaaagggcAACACGGggtgtctgtgaaaaagaggaagtgttacactcaaggctctgtctgtcattctgtctctgatgattatttttgacttagtattaactttgcaaagttaaaggaggtgtaaggtgtaaccatgatgtattgaagtttagagatctaatgaaaatcagtaaagaaacagtgttgagctgaggtcatgagaaagtgttaaagaactggtCAGGTCAACGTGAGGCCAAAAGGATGTGTCGAAATCTGATCACGCTTTGGGCACGGGCACAGACCGTGACCGAGGCATGTTGGATCATTATGAAATCGTCAGCCGTCATCAAGGGACTATTAGTCATTGAAcggagagatggtgggaaaatgtcctaataaggacataaaTCCGTGCCACTGtccaaagcaagagagaagcGTTATGAAATCTTAATCAAGGGGTTATCAAccagtgaatggagagatgctgaaaacatgtcctaataaggacacaaAACCAAGCCAGTGTCCGAAGCAAGAGTGTATATAACCTGAGGAGCACGGACTAAAGTTCGTTCTTCCAATCGctcaagccttgaagaaacacctgagacggagaatgtgagcagcctaaacatcgcagaaaggacttcaagaaatcttcagcagaaacagaccaaggaattaagagcacaacggattaaccatttttgccaacatgctgtggattacgatttggatattggagtacttttgttcacgctgctggcgtgaagtttggactttgaggaagttACGAGACCTCCGGCTGGGTTGgtgatttgcctcaaggacttggactttcagcaggaagggaaaggcaagccatggacagacctgaccctctccatctcacctaaatttaagtatttctaaccaggcctcagctcttttaggttaatttgttatttgaagtattgtgatttatcaataaggatttttgataatgattgatagtaattgaaacaagtattgcgctgtatgctttgcccttgctaaaatctatgcaataaaacctacataatatagttaaagttaaagttgtggacattgattttatgtctctttgagtggaagtaaaagtcatgtgttaagtgtgcataatatcttaaaggttcttaaaggttactctagcctacCAAATTGAAACAGGCCCTAagggtttaccaaaagcccttaaaatcaaacctagcaccataccaagagcccagatcatttagaggagagctgccgttaacgggcgtggctggtggctgtatctgactcaagggctattcatgtcaggtgccgcaccagaggaagcagggtcgacgttcggattcaggcagttagaagctaggcgagtctcctcGTTACCAGCTTAAAAATCCCTATTTTAAATTCCCACTTTTTAGTAACCTTatagggatctaaccctttataacggagagctggtcgagtacctcctggacaggggtaaaGCTCGGGATCTTACATGACTCATCAGCAGTAATGAGGGCATTGTGCCACGAATGAATTGTTGAATGTTGCAAACAAGGAAGTACTATCTGTTTATCTTTGATTGACTGACCTGGGAGCCTTTcgtgtgtttgcttgtttcgTTCAACCAATGATATTCAGGGAAAGGAGATAAATTTTGGCTTATCCCAGGCGGACTGACAAAGCAAATTCATTTTCCAGTCGTGGCATTCAGATCGAACCTGCAGGCATGTCTAACACAGATGAAGGTATTCACtttacaaatatgtttaaaagtaGAGCTGTGGACGCATATGTGGGTGTTTCTTTAATTtagaaaaggaaacacaaagacattcaaTTTCAGATGTAATTTGGGCTCAGTTTTACCACTGTGTTTACAATCCTTTAACTGTGTTCTTACACAAGTGCTGTCATGAGTTTTCTGTCTCTTCAGTCAGTCGACCAGTTTATGCAACATGGGGAGGATTTTTTTGATATCATTCTACTTCTCTCAATGTCAAGACTTAACCGCTCTTTCCTTACCAGGGAGTGTTGCTACAGACAGCGCAACAGCAACAGACAGTACAGGTGAGGGCTTTACACAAAGttacattctgtttttaaaacttgTTTCTTAGGAATTTTTAGAGGAGAGACGAGGTTGTCAGAGCTCAGGTGAAACTAACAGGATAAAGTTGTTAAGACACCAGGTTGTATTGCCACTGAAGTCATTTTACAGTGGACTGTTTGGTGAACAAACAGAAACTGATCAGCCACAAGAAAGTTTGAGTTAATGATTCATCTCTGTACTTGCTTGTGATTAATGACAGCTGAGTTGAATGTAAACCTTTATGAAACCAGTCAAAAAGAAACTGAACATTAAGACCTTAATGAAAGTTGAACTGAAAGAATGTTGTAATAAACTGCTTTAAATGAGTGTATAAACGTGTGTATAGATTTAGCAtattaaatgtaatacatttaaatttaataaTGTAtgtattgatatatatatatattaagaatatatagatttttttattaatttaacatAAATATTGAATTTTACATGTACATTCCTTTGCATgattttttcattaatttactTTTTGCATTGATGCATAGTTTATTCATGTATGTGTTGTTTTCTACAGCATGCACGAAGAACCAGACAGAGACTGATGCCGTCATCAGAAGGTAAActgcctctttttgtttgtgtggttgGATCAGCTGGAAATTCTCTACCTCCCCTGGTCCAGTACTCAGctaatattgtgtttttgtgttatggTTTCATTATTAAACAGCTGTTTGGGTTCTCTGGGGGAGTACAAGATGGACAACAAACGACGAGGCCGTGCGCTCATTTTTAACCAGGAGTGTTTCCTCTGGGGCCTGGACTTAAACATGAGGAGAGGAACCAATGTTGACCGGGACAATTTAGAGATGAGGTATCACTTCCCAGTTTGTTGCTTAAGAAGGAACACTGTCTTTCGTGTTACTAAGAGTTTTCCATGTCTTTCATACTTGCCGAACCCTCTTTTTTAGACTGAAAGAGCTCAACTTTGAAGTGGAGACTCACAATAACCTCAAACAGGTGGAAGTCTTAGAGAAAATCAGTAAAGGTAAGCACATGCATCACTTGCTCAAATGACCCTGAACAACAAGATAACCATGTCAGAGCTAACACATGACATGCTTTAGTACAGTCACTTTTACTTGTTCAGACTCCAATCTAACAAATACCTGATGTCCCACCAGCTGCAGAGGCCGACCATTCAGACGCAGACTGCTTTTTGCTCGTCTTCCTGAGTCACGGTGAGAAGGATCATGTCTGGACCCACGATGAAAAGATCAGCATTCAGGATATCACCTCCAAGTTCAAAGGAGACAAGTGCAGGAGTCTTGTGGGAAAACCAAAGGTCTTCATATTTCAGGTACATGTAGACAAAAGTCAAAACCTGGTTAAATCCTTCAGAATATGGGAGCATGCAGTTTTACCTGTCCTTTCATAATTTTGAAATTAATAATTGCTAAACCATCCCCAGGCCTGCCGTGGAGACCAGTCTGACATTCCGGTGACTCCTTGCGCTGCTGGGGTTAGTGAGTCGGACAAAAATTATGTGGCGATGGACACTGGCGCCCTCTATACCCTCCCTGCTGGGGCTGATTTCCTCATGTGCTACTCTGTGGCTGAAGGTGAGatgttaaaacatgttaaaactCATTGGATGCCATTATCCCTCTTCACAAGAGATTCTGACATGGCAGCCTTTTGCTTGACAGCTCATCTGAGCAGACTGGAGCGCCCTAGAGCCTACAACAACCAATGAACAATTGTGTATACAAGTGACCGGCTCTCtctgctttctcctctctctgctgagcCACTTACATGCCAGCCGCCGGATGATTGATGCTTCATGTAGTCAATTAGATTGCAAGTTTACATCTTTTGCTCTTTGAATAGGCTGTTTATCCAcctaagcatttttttttgacaaatgtaCATACATAAAATTAGTGTGATATACGGAAATAAGGAACTATGATGAGTTTTTACTGCTGTTAATCTCAAGCAGGGGTATTTTGAGTTCACAAGgatcattttacatacatttccaggaataaGAACAGGTTAATCTCCTGTTCCTGTTCTAACATAATGGGACAATTTGCACTTCATTATAAATATAGCAGTAGTCATACTTAGAAACTAGAGTAAATTATTTCAGACATATGAGTGACTTTTAAAGTCCTTTTACCTGTCCAGTCAATAACTATCCTGTCCCGTCCccattgttgtttcttttagGTTACTATTCCTTCCGGGAGCCCTCGAACGGCTCCTGGTATGTCCAGGACCTGTGTGACCTGCTTCAGAAGTTTGGGGACTCACTTGAATTCACTCAGTTACTCACGTGGGTCAACTGGAAAGTGTCGATGAGGAAAGTTGAGTCCGTTGACAACCCAAAAATCGATGGGAAGAAGCAAGTACCTTGCTTTGCTTCAATGCTCACTAAGAAACTCTTCTTCAAaccaaaaaagtaaaagtttcaGGCCTCAGGCATGAAATGAGCTGGTTTATATCCTTCCTTACATATAAACAAGTCCACTGATAGAAATAacaacacatgcaaaaaaaaaaggaacaactgTTTTTATGCACGGTACAAATTGAATCCTTCCAATCTTAGGGAATCACTTCATTACTAACACTTCATGTCAGCCAAATTTGTAgtttcaattttcttgtttttctttttcttacatttttactgtttgtatTTACGCCGTTTGTCTCAGTTTTGACGGCCTGTTTAATCCAGTTTAAACTACCGTGGCACAAACCAAAAATTGCCAAATCCTGCAGATGACGTTTTAACttaacaaaccaaaaaaacagaagatgaCATATCTGGTGACTCTGAACTGGGACATTTTCCTCCAAATAAACCATGTCTCATTGTCACAAACATGCTGTTCCTGTTCCATTGCTGTTTTTTATCCAATTTAAGCCGTGTCACATGATCTACAATTCATGAAAATCGTAACAAATGACACTGACacgtgtttttgt from Sparus aurata chromosome 1, fSpaAur1.1, whole genome shotgun sequence encodes the following:
- the LOC115591548 gene encoding caspase-6-like, whose protein sequence is MSNTDEGSVATDSATATDSTACTKNQTETDAVIRSCLGSLGEYKMDNKRRGRALIFNQECFLWGLDLNMRRGTNVDRDNLEMRLKELNFEVETHNNLKQVEVLEKISKAAEADHSDADCFLLVFLSHGEKDHVWTHDEKISIQDITSKFKGDKCRSLVGKPKVFIFQACRGDQSDIPVTPCAAGVSESDKNYVAMDTGALYTLPAGADFLMCYSVAEGYYSFREPSNGSWYVQDLCDLLQKFGDSLEFTQLLTWVNWKVSMRKVESVDNPKIDGKKQVPCFASMLTKKLFFKPKK